One window of the Salminus brasiliensis chromosome 1, fSalBra1.hap2, whole genome shotgun sequence genome contains the following:
- the cul1b gene encoding cullin-1b encodes MSSNRTQNPHGLKQIGLDQIWDDLRAGIQQVYTRQSMAKSRYMELYTHVYNYCTSVHQSNQARGAGVPPAKPSKKSPTPGGAQFVGLELYKRLKEFLKNYLTNLLKDGEDLMDESVLKFYTQQWEDYRFSSKVLNGICAYLNRHWVRRECDEGRKGIYEIYSLALVTWRECLFRPLNKQVTNAVLKLIERERNGETINTRLISGVVQSYVELGLNEDDAFAKGPTLSVYKEYFETQFLADTERFYTRESTEFLQQNPVTEYMKKAEARLLEEQRRVQVYLHESTQDELARKCEQVLIEKHLEIFHTEFQNLLDADKNEDLGRMYNLVSRITDGLGELKKLLETHIHNQGLAAIEKCGDSALNDPKMYVQTILDVHKKYNALVMSAFNNDAGFVAALDKACGRFINNNAVTKMAQSSSKSPELLARYCDSLLKKSSKNPEEAELEDTLNQVMVVFKYIEDKDVFQKFYAKMLAKRLVHQNSASDDAEASMISKLKQACGFEYTSKLQRMFQDIGVSKDLNEQFKKHLSNSEPLDLDFSIQVLSSGSWPFQQSCTFALPSELERSYQRFTAFYASRHSGRKLTWLYHLSKGELVTNCFKNRYTLQASTFQMAILLQFNTENSYTVQQLADSTQIKIDILVQVLQILLKSKLLVLEDENANIDEMDFKPDTLIKLFLGYKNKKLRVNINVPMKTEQKQEQETTHKNIEEDRKLLIQAAIVRIMKMRKVLKHQQLLAEVLNQLSSRFKPRVPVIKKCIDILIEKEYLERVDGEKDTYSYLA; translated from the exons ATGTCGTCCAACAGGACCCAAAACCCCCACGGGCTCAAACAGATCGGGCTGGACCAGATTTGGGATGACCTGCGAGCGGGCATTCAGCAAGTTTACACGCGCCAAAGCATGGCCAAGTCACGCTACATGGAACTCTACAC ACATGTTTATAATTACTGTACCAGTGTACATCAGTCCAACCAGGCAAGGGGCGCAGGCGTACCCCCGGCCAAACCCTCAAAAAAGTCCCCAACTCCAGGCGGAGCTCAGTTTGTCGGGCTGGAACTCTACAAGAGACTGAAGGAATTTCTAAAGAACTACTTAACAAATCTTCTTAAG GATGGTGAAGATTTGATGGATGAAAGTGTTCTGAAGTTCTACACGCAGCAGTGGGAGGACTATCGCTTTTCCAGTAAAGTATTAAACGGGATCTGCGCCTACCTCAACAGACACTGGGTGCGACGAGAGTGCGATGAAGGACGGAAAGGAATCTATGAAATCTATTCG ctTGCCTTGGTAACCTGGAGAGAGTGTTTATTCAGACCTCTAAATAAACAG GTGACAAACGCTGTATTGAAACTCATTGAGAGGGAAAGAAACGGAGAAACTATCAACACCAGACTGATCAGTGGCGTTGTACAGTCCTATG TCGAGCTGGGCCTGAATGAAGACGATGCCTTTGCGAAGGGGCCCACATTATCTGTGTACAAAGAGTACTTTGAGACACAGTTCTTGGCAGACACGGAACGCTTCTATACAAGAGAAAGCACAGAGTTCCTGCAACAAAACCCTGTAACTGAATACATGAAAAAG GCAGAGGCACGGCTGTTGGAGGAACAGCGGCGGGTGCAGGTTTATCTCCATGAAAGCACACAGGATGAACTCGCTCGGAAGTGTGAGCAGGTTCTCATAGAGAAACACCTGGAGATCTTCCACACAGAGTTCCAGAAccttctggatgcagacaagaACGAAG ATCTTGGTCGGATGTATAATCTTGTGTCCCGCATCACGGATGGTTTAGGAGAGTTAAAGAAACTACTGGAGACTCACATTCACAACCAGGGCCTGGCAGCCATTGAGAAGTGTGGGGATTCAGCTCTCAAT GATCCCAAAATGTATGTGCAGACCATATTGGATGTACATAAGAAGTACAATGCATTAGTCATGTCTGCATTTAATAACGATGCTGGCTTTGTGGCTGCACTTGATAAG GCATGTGGAAGATTTATCAACAATAACGCTGTCACAAAAATGGCCCAGTCCTCCAGCAAATCCCCTGAGCTGTTGGCCAGATACTGTGACTCCTTACTGAAGAAGAG CTCGAAGAACCCAGAGGAGGCAGAGTTGGAGGACACATTGAATCAAGTG ATGGTGGTTTTCAAGTACATTGAGGATAAGGACGTTTTCCAAAAGTTCTACGCCAAGATGCTAGCTAAGAGACTGGTGCACCAGAACAGTGCCAGTGACGATGCAGAGGCCAGTATGATCTCCAAACTGAAG CAAGCGTGTGGTTTCGAGTACACATCAAAATTACAGCGCATGTTCCAGGACATCGGTGTCAGTAAAGATTTGAATGAGCAGTTCAAAAAGCACCTTTCAAACTCTGAGCCTTTGGACT tgGACTTCAGCATTCAGGTTCTGAGCTCTGGCTCCTGGCCCTTCCAGCAGTCTTGTACATTTGCATTACCATCAGAG ctggagaGGAGTTACCAAAGATTTACAGCTTTCTACGCCAGCAGACACAGCGGCCGCAAACTGACATGGCTCTACCACTTATCCAAGGGCGAGCTGGTCACAAACTGCTTCAAAAACAGATACACTCTGCAG GCATCTACTTTCCAGATGGCCATTCTGCTGCAGTTTAACACAGAGAACAGCTACACAGTCCAGCAGCTGGCAGACAGCACACAGATTAAAATA GATATTTTGGTTCAGGTTTTGCAAATCCTATTGAAATCAAAGCTGCTG GTCTTGGAGGATGAGAATGCAAACATTGATGAAATGGACTTCAAACCTGACACTTTGATCAAGTTGTTCTTGGGTTATAAGAA CAAGAAGTTGCGGGTCAACATCAACGTGCCGATGAAGACGGAGCAGAAACAGGAGCAGGAGACCACGCACAAAAACATAGAAGAGGACAGGAAGCTTCTCATACAA GCTGCTATCGTCAGAATCATGAAAATGAGGAAAGTTCTcaaacaccagcagctcctcgCAGAAGTGCTAAACCAGCTCTCCTCAAGATTCAAACCTCGCGTCCCTGTCATCAAA AAATGTATCGACATTTTAATAGAGAAGGAATACCTGGAGCGTGTCGATGGAGAGAAAGACACCTACAGCTACCTGGCTTAA
- the ezh2 gene encoding histone-lysine N-methyltransferase EZH2 translates to MGLTGKKLEKGPVCWRKRVKSVYMRLRQLKRFRRADEVKSMFNSNRQKILERTDILNQEWKLRRIQPVHIMTPVSSLRGTRECAVDSGFTEFSKQVIPLKTLNAVASVPVMYSWSPLQQNFMVEDETVLHNIPYMGDEILDQDGTFIEELIKNYDGKVHGDRECGFINDEIFVELVNALNQYSDNEDDDDEEDQHDYKLEKMDVCDGKDDMDDSRKDQLLNSESRSSDCSKKFPSDKIFEAISSMFPDKGSPEELKEKYKELTEQQLPGALPPECTPNIDGPNAKSVQREQSLHSFHTLFCRRCFKYDCFLHPFHATPNTYKRKNMENLVDSKPCGIDCYMYLVQDGIVREYPAGVVAERAKTPLKRSTGRRRGRIPNSNSRPSTPTVSAETKDTDSDREGGTDSNDCNDKDDDDKKDETTSSSEANSRCQTPVKLKVSSEPPENVDWSGAEASLFRVLIGTYYDNFCAIARLIGTKTCRQVYEFRVKESSIIARAPAEDEDTPPRKKKRKHRLWATHCRKIQLKKDGSSNHVYNYQPCDHPRQPCDSSCPCVTAQNFCEKFCQCSSECQNRFPGCRCKAQCNTKQCPCYLAVRECDPDLCLTCGAADHWDSKNVSCKNCSIQRGAKKHLLLAPSDVAGWGIFIKEPVQKNEFISEYCGEIISQDEADRRGKVYDKYMCSFLFNLNNDFVVDATRKGNKIRFANHSVNPNCYAKVMMVNGDHRIGIFAKRAIQTGEELFFDYRYSQADALKYVGIEREMEIP, encoded by the exons AGCATGTTCAACTCCAACAGACAGAAGATTCTGGAGCGCACTGACATTCTGAATCAGGAATGGAAATTGCGGCGAATTCAGCCTGTGCATATCATGACACCTGTGAGCTCCTTACGTGGAACCAGAGAG TGCGCTGTTGACAGCGGCTTCACAGAGTTCTCCAAACAAGTCATTCCTCTCAAAACTCTGAATGCTGTAGCATCTGTTCCTGTGATGTATTCATGGTCCCCGCTCCAACAGAATTTTATG GTTGAAGATGAGACTGTTTTGCACAATATCCCTTATATGGGAGATGAAATCCTCGATCAGGATGGCACCTTTATTGAAGAGCTTATTAAGAACTATGATGGGAAAGTACATGGAGATAGAG AATGTGGGTTTATAAATGATGAGATTTTTGTGGAGTTGGTGAACGCGCTTAACCAGTACAGTGACAATGAGGATGATGACGATGAAGAGGATCAGCATGATTATAAACTGGAAAAGATGGATGTGTGTGATGGAAAGGACGACATGGACGATTCTCGGAAGGACCAACTTCTCAACTCTGAGA GTCGAAGCAGCGACTGTTCCAAAAAGTTCCCCTCTGACAAAATCTTTGAAGCCATCTCCTCCATGTTCCCTGATAAGGGTTCACCAGAAGAACTTAAAGAGAA GTATAAGGAACTGACTGAGCAGCAGCTCCCAGGAGCACTTCCCCCTGAGTGCACCCCTAACATTGACGGACCAAATGCAAAGTCAGTACAGCGAGAACAGAGCCTGCACTCTTTCCACACCCTCTTCTGCAGACGCTGCTTTAAATACGACTGCTTCCTTCACC CTTTCCACGCAACTCCGAACACATATAAACGAAAGAACATGGAGAACCTGGTGGACAGCAAACCGTGTGGCATTGACTGCTATATGTATCTGGTTCAG GATGGTATTGTGAGGGAGTACCCGGCCGGTGTCGTAGCAGAGCGTGCAAAGACTCCTCTGAAGCGTTCGACCGGCAGGCGCAGGGGCCGGATcccaaacagcaacagcaggCCGAGTACCCCTACAGTCAGCGCAGAGACTAAAGACACAGACAGCGACCGAGAGGGGGGCACAGACAGCAACGACTGCAATGACAAAGATGATGATGACAAGAAAGATGAAACTACTAGCTCCTCAG AGGCGAATTCACGTTGCCAGACTCCAGTGAAGCTGAAGGTGAGCTCTGAGCCTCCTGAGAACGTGGACTGGAGCGGAGCGGAGGCTTCTCTCTTTAGAGTGCTCATCGGCACTTACTATGACAATTTCTGCGCCATCGCTCGACTCATCGGCACAAAGACCTGCAGACAG GTCTATGAATTCAGGGTAAAGGAATCAAGCATCATTGCACGTGCTCCTGCAGAAGATGAAGACACGCCTCCGcggaagaagaagagaaaacacAG ATTGTGGGCAACTCACTGTCGAAAAATTCAGCTGAAGAAAG aTGGTTCCTCCAACCACGTGTACAACTACCAGCCATGTGACCACCCACGTCAGCCGTGTGACAGCTCCTGCCCCTGTGTCACTGCCCAAAACTTCTGTGAGAAATTCTGTCAGTGCAGCTCAGAGt GTCAGAACCGGTTCCCAGGATGCCGCTGTAAAGCCCAGTGTAACACCAAACAGTGTCCATGTTACCTGGCTGTCCGTGAGTGTGACCCTGACCTGTGTCTGACCTGCGGAGCCGCAGACCACTGGGACAGTAAGAACGTTTCCTGCAAAAACTGCAGCATCCAGAGAGGAGCCAAGAAG CACTTGCTGTTGGCGCCTTCTGATGTAGCAGGATGGGGCATTTTTATTAAAGAGCCAGTTCAGAAGAACGAGTTCATCTCCGAATACTGTGGAGAG ATAATCTCCCAGGACGAGGCTGACCGCAGAGGCAAGGTCTATGACAAATACATGTGCAGTTTCTTGTTTAATCTGAACAATG ATTTTGTTGTTGATGCCACAAGGAAAGGCAACAAGATCAGGTTTGCCAACCACTCTGTGAATCCCAATTGCTATGCAAAAG TTATGATGGTTAATGGGGATCACAGGATAGGCATTTTTGCCAAGAGAGCCATACAGACTGGGGAAGAGCTGTTCTTTGACTACAG ATACAGTCAAGCAGATGCTCTCAAATACGTGGGCATTGAGCGTGAAATGGAAATTCCATGA